A portion of the Podospora pseudoanserina strain CBS 124.78 chromosome 2, whole genome shotgun sequence genome contains these proteins:
- the SMC1 gene encoding Structural maintenance of chromosomes protein 1 (COG:D; EggNog:ENOG503NXCA; BUSCO:EOG092606CY) has product MGKLLRLELFNFKSYKGHHTLLFGDSYFTSIIGPNGSGKSNSMDAISFVLGIKSSHLRSSHLRDLVYRGRVMKTSKIQDDGTAAPATNGHTNGVENGDDDGSSQRATRNDPKSAWVMAVYEDDAGDEQSWKRTITSNGSSEYRINDRVVTAQQYNEALEAENILIKARNFLVFQGDVEAIAAQSPQDLTRLIEQISGSLEYKAEYEKLQAEEEQALENQNFQLIRRRGINGEIKQYQEQKKEAENFQKKTEERDEAVITHILWKLYHFQRVMDESSAQIQEHQENLKEFRRNVETFEKRLEAARKEQTSVAREVHKIEKTIKAKEKSIEERENSLVPIDEKITQSSRDMEMLRKRIADLKELRDEKTAAVQKYTKDLAQVEKAQRQFEKQWAETLKKQGKELSDADRKEYDKLQAEAMKRSTDNRQKLDNLRRQLKSDEATFNSLGGRIDNFEASIDKLQGEVRVITERRDACQDFIRQITTEIDAKKKEYNSVQSERIRINNTHTELEEKLRDVLRKLEDADMGRRQNERETRTRNIISDLKRIYPGVRGRVGELCKPKQKKYDEAVITALGREFDGVIVDTEKTAVDCIQFLKDGRLPSMTFIPLDNIKVNTSNSAVKGIAGARLTIDTIDFDPTLERAIAYACGGSVVCDNLEVAKEIVYGKKIQVKAVTLQGYVIHKAGTMTGGRLNEDKGNKRRFEQVDVENLTRLAEKFKDDIAKLPRAGRRGTEDNLQNEIASLEQRLRLQKSELAAFEKNLKSKLKELDNAKQELASFQPKFDDKKGELERTRATVGKFEKAIQGVEDKIYADFCKRLGYENIRDYEAQQGTLEQEAAQKRQAFDIQKKSIQNSLSWETSQLSSSTERVKNMEQQLKRHQQEVQSYQEEKSNIEETMGQDQDELEALSESLEVVRTRHAEKTKKVSEAKADLQGRSKDIDARLKEISNLESVVQKNSAGKFALLRRCKLEQIQIPLKQGSLDDIPNEDVLLQKDQDAMDVDMDEDAEADEVLEAAMDDYGIEINFDNLDDDLKDSDDDFEDKLQERISSLTTELEKLNPNMRAMERLESVKTRLQSTDKDWEDSKTALKEARDAFSRVKQQRFELFNKAFSHIQEQITHVYKDLTRSDAYPLGGQAYLDIEEDTETPYLSGIKYHAMPPLKRFRDMEHLSGGEKTMAALALLFAIHSYQPSPFFVLDEVDAALDNANVEKITKYIREHAGPGMQFIVISLKPTLFQHSESLVGVYRDQAANSSETLTLDLRKYV; this is encoded by the exons ATGGGGAAGCTCCTTCGCCTCGAGCTTTTCA ACTTCAAGTCCTACAAGGGCCACCACACACTCTTGTTTGGCGACTCCTacttcacctccatcatcggTCCCAATGGCTCCGGTAAATCCAACTCGATGGACGCCATCTCCTTCGTCCTGGGCATCAAATCGTCACATCTGCGATCGTCGCACCTTCGCGACCTGGTTTATCGCGGCCGGGTCATGAAAACTTCGAAGATCCAAGACGATGGCACAGCTGCACCAGCCACCAATGGCCACACCAACGGCGTCGAGAAtggcgatgacgatggcTCTTCGCAAAGAGCGACGAGAAACGACCCCAAATCCGCCTGGGTGATGGCCGTGTACGAAGATGATGCCGGTGATGAGCAAAGTTGGAAGCGCACGATCACGAGCAACGGTTCTAGCGAGTACCGAATCAACGACCGCGTGGTTACCGCCCAGCAGTACAACGAGGCCCTCGAGGCGGAGAACATCCTGATCAAGGCGCGCAACTTTTTGGTGTTCCAAGGTGATGTCGAGGCCATCGCTGCGCAGTCACCACAGGACCTCACACGCTTGATCGAGCAGATCTCGGGTAGTTTGGAATACAAGGCCGAGTACGAGAAACTccaggccgaggaagagcagGCTCTCGAAAACCAAAACTTTCAACTcatcagaagaagaggcatcAATGGCGAGATCAAGCAGTATcaggagcaaaagaaggaggccgagaactTCCAGAAGAAGACAGAGGAAAGGGACGAGGCCGTTATCACTCACATTCTGTGGAAGCTGTACCACTTTCAACGGGTGATGGATGAGTCAAGCGCCCAGATTCAAGAGCACCAGGAGAATCTCAAGGAGTTCCGCCGAAACGTTGAGACATTCGAAAAGAGGCTGGAGGCTGCGCGCAAGGAACAAACCAGCGTTGCCCGTGAGGTGCACAAGATCGAGAAGACgatcaaggccaaggaaaaGAGCATTGAGGAAAGAGAAAACAGCCTGGTACCAATTGATGAGAAGATCACACAGAGCTCCCGGGATATGGAAATGCTACGAAAGAGGATTGCCGATCTTAAGGAACTCCGCGACGAGAAGACGGCGGCTGTGCAAAAGTACACAAAGGACTTGGCACAAGTGGAAAAAGCGCAACGACAGTTTGAGAAGCAATGGGCCGAAACGCTGAAGAAGCAGGGCAAGGAGCTCAGCGATGCGGACAGGAAAGAATACGACAAGCTGCAAGCAGAGGCGATGAAGAGGTCAACAGACAATCGACAAAAGCTGGATAATCTGCGACGACAATTGAAGAGCGACGAGGCGACATTCAACAGTCTTGGTGGCAGGATAGACAACTTCGAAGCCAGCATCGACAAACTGCAGGGTGAGGTCCGGGTCATCACAGAACGCCGGGATGCTTGTCAAGACTTCATCAGGCAGATTACAACGGAGATCGACGCCAAGAAAAAGGAGTACAACAGTGTTCAGTCGGAGCGTATTAGGATCAATAACACCCACACTGAACTTGAGGAGAAGCTCCGCGACGTCCTGAGGAAACTCGAAGATGCGGACATGGGCAGGCGGCAGAATGAGAGGGAGACAAGGACGCGCAACATTATCAGCGACCTCAAACGCATCTACCCTGGTGTTCGCGGGCGAGTTGGTGAGCTTTGCAAGCCGAAACAGAAGAAGTACGACGAGGCGGTCATCACTGCCCTTGGTCGCGAATTCGACGGGGTGATTGTCGACACCGAGAAGACAGCTGTTGACTGCATCCAGTTTCTCAAGGACGGTCGGCTCCCCTCCATGACCTTCATTCCGTTGGACAACATCAAGGTAAACACCTCAAACTCTGCCGTCAAGGGCATTGCGGGTGCCAGATTGACCATTGACACCATCGACTTTGATCCAACGCTGGAGCGGGCGATTGCCTATGCCTGCGGCGGGTCCGTGGTCTGTGACAACCTCGAGGTGGCCAAGGAGATTGTCTACGGCAAGAAGATCCAGGTCAAGGCTGTGACACTGCAAGGCTACGTGATTCACAAGGCCGGTACCATGACGGGTGGTCGCTTGAATGAGGACAAGGGCAATAAGCGCCGGTTCGAgcaggttgatgttgagaatCTCACGCGTTTGGCTGAGAAGTTCAAGGACGACATTGCCAAGTTGCCACGAGCGGGACGGCGAGGCACTGAGGACAACCTCCAGAACGAGATTGCCTCTCTGGAGCAGCGTCTTCGCCTGCAAAAGAGCGAGTTGGCTGCCTTTGAAAAGAATCTTAAGAGTAAGCTAAAGGAGCTCGACAACGCGAAGCAGGAACTGGCGAGCTTCCAGCCCAAATTCGACGACAAGAAGGGCGAGCTGGAGCGTACCCGGGCAACCGTGGGGAAGTTCGAAAAGGCCATTCAGGGCGTCGAAGATAAGATCTACGCCGACTTCTGCAAGAGGCTTGGATATGAGAACATTCGTGACTACGAGGCCCAGCAAGGGACTTTGGAGCAGGAGGCTGCCCAGAAGCGCCAGGCATTTGAcatccagaagaagagcatTCAAAACAGCTTGAGCTGGGAGACGTCACAGCTCAGCTCCAGCACTGAACGAGTAAAGAACATGGAGCAACAACTCAAGCGGCACCAACAGGAAGTCCAGTCATACCAGGAGGAAAAGAGCAACATTGAGGAAACCATgggccaagaccaagacgAGCTCGAAGCCCTCTCCGAAAGCCTAGAGGTTGTCCGGACCAGACACGCCgaaaagaccaagaaggTCTCGGAAGCCAAGGCCGACCTCCaaggaagaagcaaagaCATCGACGCCCGACTAAAAGAAATCTCCAACCTCGAGTCCGTCGTCCAAAAGAACAGCGCCGGCAAGTTCGCCCTCCTGCGCCGCTGCAAGTTGGAGCAGATCCAGATCCCCCTTAAGCAGGGTTCTCTAGACGACATCCCCAACGAAgacgtcctcctccagaaAGACCAAGACGCCATGGACGTCGACATGGACGAAGACGCCGAGGCGGACGAGGTCCTCGAGGCGGCCATGGACGACTACGGCATCGAAATCAACTTTgacaacctcgacgacgacctcaAAGACTCAGACGATGACTTTGAAGATAAGCTCCAAGAGCGCATATCTTCCCTCACGaccgagctcgagaagctcaaccCCAACATGCGCGCCATGGAGCGTCTCGAGTCGGTCAAGACCCGGCTCCAGTCAACTGACAAGGATTGGGAAGACAGCAAAACCGCCCTCAAAGAAGCCCGCGACGCGTTTTCTAGAGTCAAACAGCAGCGGTTCGAGCTCTTTAACAAGGCCTTCAGCCATATCCAAGAGCAGATCACGCACGTGTACAAGGATCTCACGCGGAGTGATGCGTACCCCTTGGGTGGGCAAGCCTATCTCGACATCGAGGAGGACACGGAGACGCCGTACCTATCCGGGATCAAGTACCACGCCATGCCGCCGCTCAAGCGCTTCCGGGACATGGAACACCTGTCGGGCGGCGAAAAGACGATGGCGGCGCTGGCGCTGTTGTTTGCGATTCATAGCTACCAGCCCAGCCCGTTCTTTGtgctggacgaggtggacgcCGCGCTGGATAATGCGAATGTGGAAAAGATCACAAAGTACATCCGGGAGCATGCCGGGCCGGGGATGCAGTTTATTGTGATCAGCTTGAAGCCGACGCTGTTTCAGCACAGCGAGAGTCTTGTGGGGGTGTATAGGGACCAGGCTGCCAATAGTTCGGAGACGTTGACGCTGGAT TTGAGGAAGTATGTATAA